In Deltaproteobacteria bacterium, a single genomic region encodes these proteins:
- a CDS encoding NAD(P) transhydrogenase subunit alpha yields the protein MFGLYIFVLAVFVGYQIITKVPALLHTPLMSATNAISGISLVASLVIAGGSYGKLSTILGVIAVAAATVNVVGGFLITDRMLKMFKRKK from the coding sequence ATCTTTGGCCTCTACATTTTCGTTCTGGCGGTCTTTGTCGGCTACCAGATCATCACCAAGGTGCCGGCCCTTTTGCACACGCCGCTGATGTCGGCCACCAACGCCATATCGGGCATTTCGCTGGTGGCCTCTCTGGTGATTGCGGGGGGGAGCTACGGCAAGCTCTCCACAATTTTGGGGGTGATTGCGGTGGCGGCGGCCACCGTCAACGTGGTCGGCGGTTTTCTGATCACCGACCGGATG